The stretch of DNA CTGGGAGGAAGAAACGTCTGTTGGGTTGGGTGTAGAGGAGGCCCATTTGGGAAGTTGCCCGGAACGACGAGTTTTTTTTAAGAGTACGACCAATGACGTATCTTAGTTTTATACTAGTAAaacgcccgtgcgttgctacaGGCTATACTGTATATAAATGAATCAGACAAATTATTGATATTGAAACTTATTTCTCTCTCGTACACCAACCTCAAAGTCGACGGCAGGTTCCCGCGATCTAGTGTAGCAACATAAAAACACCACCCCATGACACGCCCTTATGTTTTCCTGTCGGGCCCTCCCCTTCCGCTCGGTTTTCGCCGTAGTGAGACATTTCTCGCTGGAGCCCTTTCCTTTAAAACGGGATGACGCCCACCTCACCTTCGCCATCGCGGCCTCTCTCCTTCACACCATACTTCCCCACGGAGGGATTGCATTTAGACGTCGAAAAAAAAATCGATGACGAGGGAGTCATGGAGGAGGGGTAGAGAACGAACCGGTGAAAGCCAAAAAAAACCGCGTACAATGTTTGCTTCACCTGGGTCATAGAGGAGTCCCCCTGGTAGAGGAGTTTGGGGAGAAGAGGACGGCGACGCGAGGACACGTCAGGAGGATCACAAGGAAGGCACGCTGGTAGAGGAGATCAGGGAGAAGAGGACGGCAGCGTGAGGACGTCAGGACTATCGCGAGGAGGCCAGGCGATGGGAGGATTGTGTTCACATACACGTTAATGGGCCAGCCCAATGCTGTGATGTGATGATGTCAAAAGTGGGCGAAAGATAGAAGTGGTGGGATGAGGTGGAGTGAGGCGAGACTACCAACTAAGACATTAGTAGTAGAGATTACTGAGAGTTGGTATAACATACATAATCATAATCCTTATGAAAAATGTTAGGCTGAATCTTTGAGTAAGTGAATCTATCTTGTAAACTCCATTGTAGACCATGCATACATATTATTCTTCAGAAGAACTGGTGCAGATTATTTGAAGGAGCTTGATATCCCATAGACCATAGCCCTCGTGTAGTCTTGCATTGAAAGATATAGGTATGTAAGACAGTTATCTTGGAATGAAATAGATAATTAAATGGAAAAGAGAAGAACTGAAATGAGGTAGAACTTCCAGTAGGGTCACATTTCATTACTCAGACTAACCAAAAGTTTCAGAACCGAGTTCTTGGAGCTCTTTGTCTTTGAGGTCATCATTCTTTATAATATAAAACGTGAACATTTGGTTGGTAAAGAACATTACGTGTTAAATATGACATGTTATAGCAAGCCTAATATCAGGACCACCTCTCATGGGCACAGTCAACTCCCTAAAGCCTCTTTTTTTATCAGATgcataatgcacatcacttatcGAGGAAGATTTTAGCCTCTTCAACATAACAATCGGCATCCTTTGTCAAAGCTCACACCAAAATAACTGCACATGTAATCATTCTACCCTTTGATTGATAGACTGAAAATAAGTACACAAAAGATAGGAGCTACTCACATTCAAACTTCTGCCACAAGCTCGTTGATGGTCATGCCCCTTCAACATGTTCACACATAGTGCGTCAAAAAAATATTCCTCCAACCAGCCCATACAGAATGCCTCAAATTGGCATGATAAAACAAATCCAGATTGCATTATTCATTGAAATGATAAAAAATGAAAACATCTCAAACCAATATGTATGTAGAACCTGAAATTATATCTTATGTATCAAAACGACTATACAACCTTCCAAAAAGCGAAGGAGGACCATACATAATACAATACTCCTTTCCAGCGCTTTACGTCGCCCGCCTCCCAATGCATCCCTGGTCATCTCCATGGCCTACAGGAGGCGCTTCACCTACAGAAGAATTTCGAGATAGGAATCCCTTCTTCACCTACATCAAAATTTCGAGATCCCAACACTATCAGGCTAATACAAAGATCCATGAGAAGTGTGAACACACCAACGTCTCCGGGTATGCATGGACCGTACGGGTAACTGATTTGGGAAATGTAGGCGGCGATGCTGGCATGGCCGACGGCACATGATGCTTCTATAGTGAGaccggcggtggccagcagcaCCGTGGCGGCCCAATTCGATAAGCCCGGCGGTCGAGTACCTGGAAGGCCAGTAGCCCACACCCACGACGTTGGCAAAGTAGCTCAGGATGGCAGCGGCAAATCTCTGGGTCACCCGTGTCAGTGACCTCGAGGGGCCGTTGGCGCGAAGGGGAGCATGTTTCCACTGTCGCAGATCTCCCATGCGACATCAATGGTCGACAGCATCGGTCTCTCCCGATGGATCGGATCTTCCCTGTCGTGGTATTCGGGGGAGAGGGGGTAGGCAGTGCCAAACAGCGGAGGGAGAGGCTTGACCTGGCAGGTTCTTAAGCGGTTTGACAGTTCTTATTTTTCAAGGATATTTGAATGCCCTTGCGTTGCTATGGGACATCCAAGATATATATATTGATCAATAACCAGAAGGTTATTAATTCTACTTCACAAACTTCTGGCCACATGGCAATCTTTTCTTCTCTTCACAAACTTTCAGAAATCACACATTCACCTACATCCAAAATGAAGACTCCACCTGCCAAATGTCCCAAAGGCAGTATGTTAGGCAGCGGAATGGATGATCAAATCATAAAACACAATCTAGTATTTACCAGCGATTCAGTATTCTGCACGTCGGACTGGATCTCAGAGAGACTCTGCTTCATCTTGTCTGCTTAGATCTCATCATGTAAGACGAAACCAACAACAGCGAATAGAAATAGGCACGGGAAGAGAGGGTGGCGATCTTGGCGAAGACCTCGCAGACGCAGAGTCGCAGTACTGGCGCTCGAAGCCCTGGAACACCTCGCTGCTTATGATTGCTCCTCTTGATCGCCTTTCATGGCATGTATTAAAGATAAATGGTAGCTAACCAGACCTGGCCGCTGCCACCGCCGAGAGGAGGTTGAGTAGTCGGCCGTTTTCGTAGGTGAAAGCTGCTATGTACGTCCTTAATCCATTGCCCGCCGTCCAGGATCGACCCATGCACTTGAGACAAATACTGGGCGCGCATCGAAGCAGACTTCATGGCTATGTCCCGGATCCACCGCCCTCTGTCCTGCTTGACCCATCCACAGAAATCAACATCGGACGCACCGGCTCGTCGTCGATGCCGATGAGCTGTTTCATTGCGAGGTCAAGGGGGGCCGCGGAAGGGCCGCACTGGTGCCTGTGCTACGCGCTACTCGCTAGCGGCGTCAACTGGGaaggggcggctagggtttgaaCAGGGAGGAGGAGACACGGCTTGCGTGGATTTTTCGTTGCTTGCGTGCGTGGGTATGATGGTTTTGCTGGTTCTTTCGCCGGATCGCATGGGAGTGGGACCACGTAATTAAGAAGAACAAATCACGTTTGGGGTGGAACGTACGCAGGGAAAACCAACAACGCACGGGAGGAAGGCTCGACGAAGGGTTCGACGATGTAAGACGGGAAACAGAACACTGCGTTTCTTTTAGGTATTatattaattattaattaataataataataataattagaGAATTAGAGATTAGAGATTAGAGATAGAGATTAGAGATAGAAATTAGAGATTAGAGATTATTTCTTTCCTGaaaatctattatttgtttcctaaagcaattgcattaatgagagagatccgttgatttggctaaggtaggaaagaatctattatttgtttcctaaagcaaattgcattaatgGAAGAGATCCattgatttggctaaggtaggaaagaatctattatttgtttgctAAAGCAAATTGCACTAATGGGAGAGATCCGTTGATTTGGGTAAGGTAGGAAAtaatctattatttgtttcctaaagcaaattgcattaatgaGAGAGATTTGTTGATTTGGTTAAGATAGGAAATAATCTAATATTTGTTTGCTAAAGCAAATTCATTAATGGGAGAGACCCattgatttggctaaggtaggaaagaatctattatttgtttcctaaagcaaattgcattaatgaGAAAGATTCGTTGATTTGGCTAAAGTAGGAAAGTTAGATTCGTGATCTTTTGTCATTAGGAAAGTGTTGAAAATAAACCGTACCGGACTACCAACTCTTCCATTAGGGTTTTTTTCGCTGGTTAATTTTCGTAGGTTTTTTTTCGCCGGATTGTCTTGGGTGCGATCGGAGGTTAGGCCCTGGAATGCGTGAGGGCGGGTGGGGGCTTCGGTACGCGGTTTTTTCGGTTCGTGGCGGCTCAGTGTGAGGTGGGACGAGGTACCAAAAAAAATCATAGGAGGTAGGACGAAAAAAACCTGGAagcgagactaccaactgctccagTAGGAGTAAAGATTTAGAGATAGAAGGCAGCATAAAAATTTACAAGAAGAATCGACGAGTTTCAATGACAGTTTCTCTTTGCTTGTCAACGCTCATTCGGTGAGGCTTGTCGGATGTGAATTTTCCCCTTGAGACAAGATCTAAAAGTCATTGAAGCAGCATCGGCTGGAGCATCACCCTATACAAAACAAGTTTGCAATCCATCACCACAAGCACAAAGGGTTGAGAAACCGGATCAAGCCATAGAACAACACAAAAGAAGATGTCATGGTTGCtgttgaaaatatgccctagaggcaataataaaatggttattattatattccttattcatgataattgtctattgttcatgctataattgtattaaccagaaactgtaatacatgtgtgaatacatagaccacaacatgtccctagtaagcctctggttgactagctcgttaatcgatagatggttatggtttcctgaccatgaacattggatgtcgttgataacaggatcacatcattaggagaatgatgtgatggacaagactcaatcctaaacatagcacaagatcgtgtagttcgtttgctagagcttttctaatatCAAATATCATTtacttagaccatgagattgtgcaacttcCGGATACCGTAGAATGTTTTGAGTATATcgaacgtcacaacgtaactgggtggctataaaggtgcactagcactacaggtatctctgaaagtgtttgttggattagcacgaatcgagattgggatttgtcactccatatgacggagatgtatctctaggcccactcggtaatgcatcatcataatgagctcgatgtgactaaggagttagccacgggatcatacattacggaacgagtaaagagacttgccggtaacgagattgaacaaggtacggggataccgacgatcgaatctctgAATTCAAGATTAATAAAGTCATCACATGCGTCTTATAATCAACCAGAACATTTCCTCCCATAGAACAAACGTCAtcaaaaaaaaaatctaaaataaaTTCAGAAAATACAAACATCAAGCAGTGTCAAATTTAGAGCTTGAATCCCAAAAACTGATTTCATCGCAAAGAACATAGCCTTAGCCATAACATAATCTCTGTCCTACCCTCACTTTCCTTGGTCAACACATTTCGGTCAGCTCACCTAGCTAGTCACGTATTGACAGCACAAAAGGCATGCCGTTAGAGCAACTTCAAAGGGGCGACCTATTTCGTCCGGCTGCGTCTGTTTGGATTGCCGCGGATAAAAACGATGGCCCAACACAGCGACCTATTTATATTTTGTGTCCGCTTTGTGTCCGCGCGGACCCATTTCCGTCTCAAATTTGAGTCCCATTTGGGTCGCGGACAGACACAAAGCGAGCGCTTTCTCTGTTCCTCTCGTCCGTCTGCATCCGGACCTGGCCCGCTTGTCACTCACCCATCCCTCTCTCTATGTATTTTTATTAGCTGGCCCACCCCACGCTCGACGCGCACTGCTCGATGCGCACTCCACCCCGCTCGCAGCCGAGCTTGACCGTCCCTGCTCCGCCCCGCTCGTCGCTCGCCTTCGCCGCGTCGCTCGCTCTCGCTCCGACGCGCCGCTCACCGCTCGCCTTCGCCGCGTCGCTCGCTCTCGCTCCGCCGCGCCGCTCCCCGCTCGCCCTTGTCGTGTCGCTCGCTCTCGCTGCGCCGCGTCGCTCGCCCTCGCTAGGCCGCGCCGCGCGCCACTCTCTAGACGCTCGCCATGGCCGCGcccttgctagctagctagctgggCGTGTGCgtgcttgctagctagctagcgcGCGTGCTAGCTGGCCGGTGGCCGCGTGGTAGTTGGCTAGCTCACGCGCCCGGCCGCCTCGCCGCTCGCGTGTTGGATCGGTGGAGCTCGCACGCCCGGCCGCGCTATGATCGCTGCATCCACCTGCCATGCGTGTCGCCCCCGCCCTGCCGAGCCGCCATGGACACCACGCCGAACCGCCATGCTTGTCGTGCTCGCTGAGCCGCGCTCGCCTTGCCTCGTCTCGCGCCCTTGCCGCGCCGCCCTGCTTGTGCGTCTCCTCGCAGCTCGTCCTGACGTGCACAAAATGCTAGGACGGACATGCACAAAATGCGTCCGTCTGCCGTTGGGCGTACTGGCTGACCTAATTAAAAAAGCGAACGCGGATACGCGGATGAGCAAtccaaacaaacaaaaaaaatgGACAAAATTGAGTCTGTCTGAGTCGGCCGGTTGGAGTTGCTCTTATTCCTCACGCGGATCACGCGATGTCGACGAGCCCGGTCATCGGTAGGTGCGAAGCGCAAAACTTCGGGCACCATCGACGGCGACGCCTCCAAAGTCCAAACCCCACGCACTCGGCATTGCCGCCGGCACCACGATATCACCGCTCCGCCGGTGTCATGAGGCCTCTGCTCTCCCGCCTATTCGCCCCCAGCCACATCGCCATGGCCGCCCCCTCCGCATCGCCGTCCCGACGGCTCGCCCACCTCACACGCCACCTCCtcgcctcttcctcgtcctcccCCTCCGGCGAGCTCTCCTCGTTGggcgcccccgccgccgccgcctccggcccaGCCCGCGCGGCCGCATCCAAGGCCTTCGCCGCCGTGCTGGTCTGCATCTTCGAGGACACACGCGGGGACCCCCGCGTCCTCCTCACCAAACGCGCCTCCACCCTCTCGTCCCATTCAGGTAGCCCAAGGCGGAACCTTCTTGGGATCCGTATCGCTCGATTCCGGCACTAGACTAAGTTAATTTCTTAACAAAAATATATTATAGGGGAGGTGTCGTTGCCGGGAGGCAAGGTGGATCAGGGGGATGTGGATGTTAAGGCCACGGCTCTGCGGGAGGCAGAGGAGGAGATTGGGCTGGACCCGGCGCTTGTATCTGTTGTGACAGTTCTTGAGCCCTTCTTGTCCAAGGTAAATAAATCTTGTGCTGGTATGATATGGAATTGTAATTCTAGGCACTTACTGTTGGCTTTTACCTATGAATTCTCTAGGTTtgcatatgctttgatcacacaaTAGTCGAAGTCAGAGATGAAGCTATTTTCGATACTAGGAAGTCACTTAGTCGTTCTAGAGTAAATTAAGTTCAGATGAGCAATGCAGACTTATCTGAATCTTTTGTTCGTGTTATCCTTTTATGGTATATTTGGTTTGAGCCCAAAGCTTGCCGTAACAAATATTTGGCTAGTTAAAATGTTGGTTAAGGTTTAGCTTGCCGATGAATTAGTCAAAGGTAGGCAAGGAAAATGACTTGGTGTGAGCAAAGAGGCATTGACCTGCCAAAAATTTGGGACCCATCCAAACAAAGATCAATTTCTTGGTCATGGTCAAATAGCTGGGAGGAACTCTGCCTATGTTGTCTCAACATAGCCGGTCCCAAGCCCGGGTAAAGGAGGAGGGTTGTGATAGGCTTGGCGAGCCAACGTAAAAACTCAGCcactcttatggagatgaaacccAAAAGATTTTCGTTGGGGCGTAACCCTCTCAGCGACGCGCCACATCGGAACCCGGGTGTGGTGGAAAATGGGCAAGGGCCGGGCCGTCACCCCCCAAGTGGCGCGCCGTATCTTGATCCGGATACGGTGGCAAGTGAGCGAGGATCGGGTCGTGGCATCCTTAGTGGCGCGCTACATCGGCGCCCGGGTGTAGTGGAAAATGAGCAAGGGTCTTCGCATTTGACTCGACGAGTGCGAAGGGTAAGGAAGCTAGCCGAGCCTAGGAGGATTCGCTTAGGTAGCTGGAACGTAGGGTCTCTGACAGGGAAGCTCCGGGAGCTAGTTGATGCAGCGGTGAGGAGAGGTGTTGATATCCTTTGCAtccaagaaaccaaatggagaggacagaaggcgaaggaggtggaggataccggcttcaagctgtggtacacggggacggctgcaaacagaaatggcgtaggcatcttgatcaacaagagcctcaagtatggaGTGGTAGACGTCAAGAGACGTGGGGACCGGATTATCCTAGTCAAGCTGGTAGTTGAGGACTTGGTTCTCAATATTATCACCGCGTATGCCCCGCAAGTAGGCCACAATGAGAACACCAAGAGGGAGTTCTGGGAAGGCCTGGAAGACATGGTTAGGAGTGTACCGATTGGTgagaagctcttcataggaggagacctcaatggccacgtgggtacatctaacacatgttttgaaggggcgcatgggggctttggctatggcatcaggaatcaaaaaggagaagatgtcttaagctttgctctagcctacaacatgattgtagctaacaccctctttagaaagagagaatcacatctggtgacttttagtagtggccaacactctagccagattgatttcatcctctcgagaagagaagataggcgtgcgtgcctagactgtaaggtgatacctggagagagtgttgtaccccagcataagctggtggttgctgacttccgctttcggattcgtgtccagcgggataagcgtgccaaagtcgctagaacgaagtggtggaagctcaagggggaggtagctcaggtgttcaaggagagggtcattaaggagggcccttgggaggaaggaggggatgcggacaatgtgtggatgaagatggcgacttgcattcgtaaggtggcctcggaggagtttggagtgtccaggg from Triticum urartu cultivar G1812 chromosome 3, Tu2.1, whole genome shotgun sequence encodes:
- the LOC125542932 gene encoding nudix hydrolase 11-like, producing the protein MSTSPVIGRCEAQNFGHHRRRRLQSPNPTHSALPPAPRYHRSAGVMRPLLSRLFAPSHIAMAAPSASPSRRLAHLTRHLLASSSSSPSGELSSLGAPAAAASGPARAAASKAFAAVLVCIFEDTRGDPRVLLTKRASTLSSHSGEVSLPGGKVDQGDVDVKATALREAEEEIGLDPALVSVVTVLEPFLSKNGLDVTPVIGILSDRALFNPVLNKAEVQDIFDAPLEMFLKDDNRTTRQRDWMGKTIPVQFFDYEAEGKKYVIWGLTAHILTRAASVVLQRQPSFSELPNRPETIPTSKH